Proteins encoded by one window of Vigna radiata var. radiata cultivar VC1973A chromosome 5, Vradiata_ver6, whole genome shotgun sequence:
- the LOC106760271 gene encoding uncharacterized protein LOC106760271, with translation MKTSMGLSPFQMVYGKACHLPVEMEHQALWALKILNFDLHEIQSKRRNQLLELEEMRLHAYDSSKGYKEKLKSKWLGPFVIKLVYPNGAAELEIPDKDAQQWS, from the exons ATGAAGACATCCATGGGATTATCACCTTTTCAGATGGTATATGGAAAAGCATGTCATTTGCCAGTAGAGATGGAGCATCaggctttgtgggctttgaaaattttaaattttgatcttcaTGAAATTCAAAGCAAGCGAAGAAATCAGCTGTTAGAGCTTGAAGAGATGCGGTTACATGCATATGACTCATCTAAGGGCTATAAAGAGAAg TTAAAATCAAAATGGTTGGGACCTTTTGTGATTAAGCTTGTATACCCAAATGGAGCTGCGGAATTAGAGATTCCAGATAAGGATGCTCAACAGTGGAGTTGA